From Pongo pygmaeus isolate AG05252 chromosome 2, NHGRI_mPonPyg2-v2.0_pri, whole genome shotgun sequence, a single genomic window includes:
- the SLC22A14 gene encoding solute carrier family 22 member 14 isoform X6: MAGEENFKEELRSQDASRNLNQHEAAGHPHSWSLEMLLRRLRAVHTKQNDKFANLLDAVGEFGTFQQRLVALTFIPSIMSAFFMFADHFVFTAQKPYCNTSWILAVGPHLSEAEQLNLTIPQAPNGSFLTCLMYLPVPWNLDSIIQFGLNDTDTCQDGWIYPDAKKRSLTNEFDLVCGMETKKDTAQIMFMAGLLIGSLIFGLITDKMGRYPAILLSLLGLIIFGFGTAFVNSFHLYLFFRFGISQSVVGYAISSISLATEWLVGEHRAHAIILEHCFFAVGAMLLTGIAYSLPHWRLLFLVGGILAIPLISYIWILPESPRWLMMKGKVKEAKQVLCYAASVNKKTIPSNLLDELQLPRKKVTRASVLDFCKNRQLCKVTLVMSCVCLRMRELGVSVHFRHVVPSIMEVPARLCCIFLLQQIGRKWSLAVTLLQAIIWCLLLLFLPEELKSMTILVLTLGKFSLAATVTVFFLYTAELLPTVLRATGVGLVSLASAAGAILSLTIISQTPSLLPIFLCCVLAIVAFSLSLLLPETRDQPLSESLGHSSQMRNKVKDMKTEETSSDDMSEEAAKNVILNAQILRLDPYPVSNPALKQFNKEEANSQAP; encoded by the exons ATGGCAGGAGAGGAGAACTTCAAGGAAGAGCTCAGATCCCAGGATGCTTCCAGGAACTTGAACCAGCATGAGGCAGCAGGACATCCACATTCCTGGTCTCTGGAGATGCTGTTACGCAGATTGAGGGCTGTCCACACCAAACAGAATGACAAGTTTGCCAACCTCCTGGATGCGGTGGGGGAGTTTGGCACATTCCAGCAGAGGCTAGTAGCCCTCACCTTTATCCCCAGCATCATGTCGGCCTTCTTCATGTTTGCTGACCACTTCGTGTTCACAGCCCAGAAGCCCTATTGCAATACCAGCTGGATCCTGGCAGTGGGCCCCCACCTGTCCGAAGCTGAGCAGCTGAATCTGACCATACCCCAAGCACCCAATGGCAGTTTCCTGACATGCCTCATGTACCTTCCTGTGCCTTGGAATCTGGATTCTATCATCCAGTTTGGCCTCAATGACACAGACACatgccaagatgggtggatctaTCCTGATGCTAAGAAGCGATCACTGACCAATGAG TTTGACTTGGTATGTGGCATGGAGACGAAGAAGGACACTGCACAGATCATGTTCATGGCAGGGCTCCTGATAGGCTCTCTCATCTTCGGGCTCATAACTGACAA GATGGGCCGCTACCCTGCCATCCTGCTGTCACTGCTGGGGCTGATCATCTTCGGCTTTGGGACAGCCTTCGTGAACAGCTTTCACCTGTATTTGTTCTTTCGCTTTGGCATCTCGCAGTCAGTGGTGGGCTACGCCATCAGCAGCATTTCTTTGG CCACTGAGTGGTTAGTGGGCGAGCACCGGGCCCACGCCATTATCCTGGAACACTGCTTTTTCGCTGTTGGGGCCATGTTGCTGACGGGGATCGCCTACAGTCTTCCGCACTGGCGGCTGCTGTTTCTGGTGGGTGGGATACTTGCGATCCCCCTCATCTCCTATATCTG GATTCTCCCGGAGTCCCCGCGGTGGCTGATGATGAAAGGGAAGGTGAAGGAGGCCAAGCAGGTGCTGTGCTATGCCGCAAGTGTGAACAAGAAGACCATTCCTTCAAATCTGCTGGACGAG CTGCAGCTGCCCAGAAAGAAGGTGACTCGGGCCTCTGTCCTGGACTTCTGTAAGAATAGGCAGCTCTGCAAGGTGACCTTGGTGATGAGCTGTGTGTG CCTGAGAATGAGAGAGCTGGGCGTGAGCGTCCACTTCAGACACGTGGTCCCCAGCATCATGGAGGTGCCTGCCCGGCTGTGCTGCATCTTTCTCCTCCAGCAGATTGGGAGGAAGTGGAGCCTGGCTGTGACTCTCCTCCAAGCCATCATctggtgcttgcttctccttttcctccctgaAG AGCTGAAATCCATGACGATCTTGGTGCTCACACTCGGAAAGTTCAGCCTGGCCGCCACTGTCACTGTGTTCTTCCTCTACACCGCTGAGCTCCTCCCCACCGTGCTCAG GGCGACAGGTGTGGGGCTGGTGTCTCTGGCCTCGGCGGCTGGAGCCATCTTGTCCCTGACAATCATCAGCCAGACCCCTTCCCTCCTGCCCATCTTTCTCTGCTGCGTCTTAGCCATCGTGgccttttccctctccctcctgctgccgGAAACGCGAGATCAGCCCCTCTCCGAGAGCCTGGGCCACTCCTCACAGATGAG GAATAAGGTCAAGGACATGAAGACTGAGGAAACATCATCTGATGATATGTCCGAGGAAGCGGCCAAGAATGTCATTCTCAATGCCCAGATCCTGAGATTGGACCCATACCCTGTCTCCAACCCTGCCTTGAAGCAATTCAATAAAGAGGAAGCAAACAGCCAGGCTCCCTGA
- the SLC22A14 gene encoding solute carrier family 22 member 14 isoform X4, which produces MTPGNCAAAFSAQMAGEENFKEELRSQDASRNLNQHEAAGHPHSWSLEMLLRRLRAVHTKQNDKFANLLDAVGEFGTFQQRLVALTFIPSIMSAFFMFADHFVFTAQKPYCNTSWILAVGPHLSEAEQLNLTIPQAPNGSFLTCLMYLPVPWNLDSIIQFGLNDTDTCQDGWIYPDAKKRSLTNEFDLVCGMETKKDTAQIMFMAGLLIGSLIFGLITDKMGRYPAILLSLLGLIIFGFGTAFVNSFHLYLFFRFGISQSVVGYAISSISLATEWLVGEHRAHAIILEHCFFAVGAMLLTGIAYSLPHWRLLFLVGGILAIPLISYIWILPESPRWLMMKGKVKEAKQVLCYAASVNKKTIPSNLLDELQLPRKKVTRASVLDFCKNRQLCKVTLVMSCVCLRMRELGVSVHFRHVVPSIMEVPARLCCIFLLQQIGRKWSLAVTLLQAIIWCLLLLFLPEELKSMTILVLTLGKFSLAATVTVFFLYTAELLPTVLRATGVGLVSLASAAGAILSLTIISQTPSLLPIFLCCVLAIVAFSLSLLLPETRDQPLSESLGHSSQMRNKVKDMKTEETSSDDMSEEAAKNVILNAQILRLDPYPVSNPALKQFNKEEANSQAP; this is translated from the exons ATGGCAGGAGAGGAGAACTTCAAGGAAGAGCTCAGATCCCAGGATGCTTCCAGGAACTTGAACCAGCATGAGGCAGCAGGACATCCACATTCCTGGTCTCTGGAGATGCTGTTACGCAGATTGAGGGCTGTCCACACCAAACAGAATGACAAGTTTGCCAACCTCCTGGATGCGGTGGGGGAGTTTGGCACATTCCAGCAGAGGCTAGTAGCCCTCACCTTTATCCCCAGCATCATGTCGGCCTTCTTCATGTTTGCTGACCACTTCGTGTTCACAGCCCAGAAGCCCTATTGCAATACCAGCTGGATCCTGGCAGTGGGCCCCCACCTGTCCGAAGCTGAGCAGCTGAATCTGACCATACCCCAAGCACCCAATGGCAGTTTCCTGACATGCCTCATGTACCTTCCTGTGCCTTGGAATCTGGATTCTATCATCCAGTTTGGCCTCAATGACACAGACACatgccaagatgggtggatctaTCCTGATGCTAAGAAGCGATCACTGACCAATGAG TTTGACTTGGTATGTGGCATGGAGACGAAGAAGGACACTGCACAGATCATGTTCATGGCAGGGCTCCTGATAGGCTCTCTCATCTTCGGGCTCATAACTGACAA GATGGGCCGCTACCCTGCCATCCTGCTGTCACTGCTGGGGCTGATCATCTTCGGCTTTGGGACAGCCTTCGTGAACAGCTTTCACCTGTATTTGTTCTTTCGCTTTGGCATCTCGCAGTCAGTGGTGGGCTACGCCATCAGCAGCATTTCTTTGG CCACTGAGTGGTTAGTGGGCGAGCACCGGGCCCACGCCATTATCCTGGAACACTGCTTTTTCGCTGTTGGGGCCATGTTGCTGACGGGGATCGCCTACAGTCTTCCGCACTGGCGGCTGCTGTTTCTGGTGGGTGGGATACTTGCGATCCCCCTCATCTCCTATATCTG GATTCTCCCGGAGTCCCCGCGGTGGCTGATGATGAAAGGGAAGGTGAAGGAGGCCAAGCAGGTGCTGTGCTATGCCGCAAGTGTGAACAAGAAGACCATTCCTTCAAATCTGCTGGACGAG CTGCAGCTGCCCAGAAAGAAGGTGACTCGGGCCTCTGTCCTGGACTTCTGTAAGAATAGGCAGCTCTGCAAGGTGACCTTGGTGATGAGCTGTGTGTG CCTGAGAATGAGAGAGCTGGGCGTGAGCGTCCACTTCAGACACGTGGTCCCCAGCATCATGGAGGTGCCTGCCCGGCTGTGCTGCATCTTTCTCCTCCAGCAGATTGGGAGGAAGTGGAGCCTGGCTGTGACTCTCCTCCAAGCCATCATctggtgcttgcttctccttttcctccctgaAG AGCTGAAATCCATGACGATCTTGGTGCTCACACTCGGAAAGTTCAGCCTGGCCGCCACTGTCACTGTGTTCTTCCTCTACACCGCTGAGCTCCTCCCCACCGTGCTCAG GGCGACAGGTGTGGGGCTGGTGTCTCTGGCCTCGGCGGCTGGAGCCATCTTGTCCCTGACAATCATCAGCCAGACCCCTTCCCTCCTGCCCATCTTTCTCTGCTGCGTCTTAGCCATCGTGgccttttccctctccctcctgctgccgGAAACGCGAGATCAGCCCCTCTCCGAGAGCCTGGGCCACTCCTCACAGATGAG GAATAAGGTCAAGGACATGAAGACTGAGGAAACATCATCTGATGATATGTCCGAGGAAGCGGCCAAGAATGTCATTCTCAATGCCCAGATCCTGAGATTGGACCCATACCCTGTCTCCAACCCTGCCTTGAAGCAATTCAATAAAGAGGAAGCAAACAGCCAGGCTCCCTGA
- the SLC22A14 gene encoding solute carrier family 22 member 14 isoform X2: MAGEENFKEELRSQDASRNLNQHEAAGHPHSWSLEMLLRRLRAVHTKQNDKFANLLDAVGEFGTFQQRLVALTFIPSIMSAFFMFADHFVFTAQKPYCNTSWILAVGPHLSEAEQLNLTIPQAPNGSFLTCLMYLPVPWNLDSIIQFGLNDTDTCQDGWIYPDAKKRSLTNEFDLVCGMETKKDTAQIMFMAGLLIGSLIFGLITDKMGRYPAILLSLLGLIIFGFGTAFVNSFHLYLFFRFGISQSVVGYAISSISLVQRQAEEAWPDLNCPEQVGIPSKAGCNGSSGDPDVTMVCPLGLCTATEWLVGEHRAHAIILEHCFFAVGAMLLTGIAYSLPHWRLLFLVGGILAIPLISYIWILPESPRWLMMKGKVKEAKQVLCYAASVNKKTIPSNLLDELQLPRKKVTRASVLDFCKNRQLCKVTLVMSCVCLRMRELGVSVHFRHVVPSIMEVPARLCCIFLLQQIGRKWSLAVTLLQAIIWCLLLLFLPEELKSMTILVLTLGKFSLAATVTVFFLYTAELLPTVLRATGVGLVSLASAAGAILSLTIISQTPSLLPIFLCCVLAIVAFSLSLLLPETRDQPLSESLGHSSQMRNKVKDMKTEETSSDDMSEEAAKNVILNAQILRLDPYPVSNPALKQFNKEEANSQAP, translated from the exons ATGGCAGGAGAGGAGAACTTCAAGGAAGAGCTCAGATCCCAGGATGCTTCCAGGAACTTGAACCAGCATGAGGCAGCAGGACATCCACATTCCTGGTCTCTGGAGATGCTGTTACGCAGATTGAGGGCTGTCCACACCAAACAGAATGACAAGTTTGCCAACCTCCTGGATGCGGTGGGGGAGTTTGGCACATTCCAGCAGAGGCTAGTAGCCCTCACCTTTATCCCCAGCATCATGTCGGCCTTCTTCATGTTTGCTGACCACTTCGTGTTCACAGCCCAGAAGCCCTATTGCAATACCAGCTGGATCCTGGCAGTGGGCCCCCACCTGTCCGAAGCTGAGCAGCTGAATCTGACCATACCCCAAGCACCCAATGGCAGTTTCCTGACATGCCTCATGTACCTTCCTGTGCCTTGGAATCTGGATTCTATCATCCAGTTTGGCCTCAATGACACAGACACatgccaagatgggtggatctaTCCTGATGCTAAGAAGCGATCACTGACCAATGAG TTTGACTTGGTATGTGGCATGGAGACGAAGAAGGACACTGCACAGATCATGTTCATGGCAGGGCTCCTGATAGGCTCTCTCATCTTCGGGCTCATAACTGACAA GATGGGCCGCTACCCTGCCATCCTGCTGTCACTGCTGGGGCTGATCATCTTCGGCTTTGGGACAGCCTTCGTGAACAGCTTTCACCTGTATTTGTTCTTTCGCTTTGGCATCTCGCAGTCAGTGGTGGGCTACGCCATCAGCAGCATTTCTTTGG TGCAGAGACAAGCAGAAGAAGCTTGGCCTGATCTCAACTGTCCAGAGCAGGTGGGGATACCCAGCAAGGCTGGATGCAACGGCAGCTCTGGGGACCCTGATGTGACCATGGTTTGTCCTCTTGGCCTCTGCACAGCCACTGAGTGGTTAGTGGGCGAGCACCGGGCCCACGCCATTATCCTGGAACACTGCTTTTTCGCTGTTGGGGCCATGTTGCTGACGGGGATCGCCTACAGTCTTCCGCACTGGCGGCTGCTGTTTCTGGTGGGTGGGATACTTGCGATCCCCCTCATCTCCTATATCTG GATTCTCCCGGAGTCCCCGCGGTGGCTGATGATGAAAGGGAAGGTGAAGGAGGCCAAGCAGGTGCTGTGCTATGCCGCAAGTGTGAACAAGAAGACCATTCCTTCAAATCTGCTGGACGAG CTGCAGCTGCCCAGAAAGAAGGTGACTCGGGCCTCTGTCCTGGACTTCTGTAAGAATAGGCAGCTCTGCAAGGTGACCTTGGTGATGAGCTGTGTGTG CCTGAGAATGAGAGAGCTGGGCGTGAGCGTCCACTTCAGACACGTGGTCCCCAGCATCATGGAGGTGCCTGCCCGGCTGTGCTGCATCTTTCTCCTCCAGCAGATTGGGAGGAAGTGGAGCCTGGCTGTGACTCTCCTCCAAGCCATCATctggtgcttgcttctccttttcctccctgaAG AGCTGAAATCCATGACGATCTTGGTGCTCACACTCGGAAAGTTCAGCCTGGCCGCCACTGTCACTGTGTTCTTCCTCTACACCGCTGAGCTCCTCCCCACCGTGCTCAG GGCGACAGGTGTGGGGCTGGTGTCTCTGGCCTCGGCGGCTGGAGCCATCTTGTCCCTGACAATCATCAGCCAGACCCCTTCCCTCCTGCCCATCTTTCTCTGCTGCGTCTTAGCCATCGTGgccttttccctctccctcctgctgccgGAAACGCGAGATCAGCCCCTCTCCGAGAGCCTGGGCCACTCCTCACAGATGAG GAATAAGGTCAAGGACATGAAGACTGAGGAAACATCATCTGATGATATGTCCGAGGAAGCGGCCAAGAATGTCATTCTCAATGCCCAGATCCTGAGATTGGACCCATACCCTGTCTCCAACCCTGCCTTGAAGCAATTCAATAAAGAGGAAGCAAACAGCCAGGCTCCCTGA
- the SLC22A14 gene encoding solute carrier family 22 member 14 isoform X5, which produces MAGEENFKEELRSQDASRNLNQHEAAGHPHSWSLEMLLRRLRAVHTKQNDKFANLLDAVGEFGTFQQRLVALTFIPSIMSAFFMFADHFVFTAQKPYCNTSWILAVGPHLSEAEQLNLTIPQAPNGSFLTCLMYLPVPWNLDSIIQFGLNDTDTCQDGWIYPDAKKRSLTNEFDLVCGMETKKDTAQIMFMAGLLIGSLIFGLITDKMGRYPAILLSLLGLIIFGFGTAFVNSFHLYLFFRFGISQSVVGYAISSISLATEWLVGEHRAHAIILEHCFFAVGAMLLTGIAYSLPHWRLLFLVGGILAIPLISYIWILPESPRWLMMKGKVKEAKQVLCYAASVNKKTIPSNLLDELQLPRKKVTRASVLDFCKNRQLCKVTLVMSCVWFTVSYTYFTLSLRMRELGVSVHFRHVVPSIMEVPARLCCIFLLQQIGRKWSLAVTLLQAIIWCLLLLFLPEELKSMTILVLTLGKFSLAATVTVFFLYTAELLPTVLRATGVGLVSLASAAGAILSLTIISQTPSLLPIFLCCVLAIVAFSLSLLLPETRDQPLSESLGHSSQMRNKVKDMKTEETSSDDMSEEAAKNVILNAQILRLDPYPVSNPALKQFNKEEANSQAP; this is translated from the exons ATGGCAGGAGAGGAGAACTTCAAGGAAGAGCTCAGATCCCAGGATGCTTCCAGGAACTTGAACCAGCATGAGGCAGCAGGACATCCACATTCCTGGTCTCTGGAGATGCTGTTACGCAGATTGAGGGCTGTCCACACCAAACAGAATGACAAGTTTGCCAACCTCCTGGATGCGGTGGGGGAGTTTGGCACATTCCAGCAGAGGCTAGTAGCCCTCACCTTTATCCCCAGCATCATGTCGGCCTTCTTCATGTTTGCTGACCACTTCGTGTTCACAGCCCAGAAGCCCTATTGCAATACCAGCTGGATCCTGGCAGTGGGCCCCCACCTGTCCGAAGCTGAGCAGCTGAATCTGACCATACCCCAAGCACCCAATGGCAGTTTCCTGACATGCCTCATGTACCTTCCTGTGCCTTGGAATCTGGATTCTATCATCCAGTTTGGCCTCAATGACACAGACACatgccaagatgggtggatctaTCCTGATGCTAAGAAGCGATCACTGACCAATGAG TTTGACTTGGTATGTGGCATGGAGACGAAGAAGGACACTGCACAGATCATGTTCATGGCAGGGCTCCTGATAGGCTCTCTCATCTTCGGGCTCATAACTGACAA GATGGGCCGCTACCCTGCCATCCTGCTGTCACTGCTGGGGCTGATCATCTTCGGCTTTGGGACAGCCTTCGTGAACAGCTTTCACCTGTATTTGTTCTTTCGCTTTGGCATCTCGCAGTCAGTGGTGGGCTACGCCATCAGCAGCATTTCTTTGG CCACTGAGTGGTTAGTGGGCGAGCACCGGGCCCACGCCATTATCCTGGAACACTGCTTTTTCGCTGTTGGGGCCATGTTGCTGACGGGGATCGCCTACAGTCTTCCGCACTGGCGGCTGCTGTTTCTGGTGGGTGGGATACTTGCGATCCCCCTCATCTCCTATATCTG GATTCTCCCGGAGTCCCCGCGGTGGCTGATGATGAAAGGGAAGGTGAAGGAGGCCAAGCAGGTGCTGTGCTATGCCGCAAGTGTGAACAAGAAGACCATTCCTTCAAATCTGCTGGACGAG CTGCAGCTGCCCAGAAAGAAGGTGACTCGGGCCTCTGTCCTGGACTTCTGTAAGAATAGGCAGCTCTGCAAGGTGACCTTGGTGATGAGCTGTGTGTG GTTTACCGTCAGTTACACCTATTTTACGTTGAGCCTGAGAATGAGAGAGCTGGGCGTGAGCGTCCACTTCAGACACGTGGTCCCCAGCATCATGGAGGTGCCTGCCCGGCTGTGCTGCATCTTTCTCCTCCAGCAGATTGGGAGGAAGTGGAGCCTGGCTGTGACTCTCCTCCAAGCCATCATctggtgcttgcttctccttttcctccctgaAG AGCTGAAATCCATGACGATCTTGGTGCTCACACTCGGAAAGTTCAGCCTGGCCGCCACTGTCACTGTGTTCTTCCTCTACACCGCTGAGCTCCTCCCCACCGTGCTCAG GGCGACAGGTGTGGGGCTGGTGTCTCTGGCCTCGGCGGCTGGAGCCATCTTGTCCCTGACAATCATCAGCCAGACCCCTTCCCTCCTGCCCATCTTTCTCTGCTGCGTCTTAGCCATCGTGgccttttccctctccctcctgctgccgGAAACGCGAGATCAGCCCCTCTCCGAGAGCCTGGGCCACTCCTCACAGATGAG GAATAAGGTCAAGGACATGAAGACTGAGGAAACATCATCTGATGATATGTCCGAGGAAGCGGCCAAGAATGTCATTCTCAATGCCCAGATCCTGAGATTGGACCCATACCCTGTCTCCAACCCTGCCTTGAAGCAATTCAATAAAGAGGAAGCAAACAGCCAGGCTCCCTGA
- the SLC22A14 gene encoding solute carrier family 22 member 14 isoform X1, translating to MAGEENFKEELRSQDASRNLNQHEAAGHPHSWSLEMLLRRLRAVHTKQNDKFANLLDAVGEFGTFQQRLVALTFIPSIMSAFFMFADHFVFTAQKPYCNTSWILAVGPHLSEAEQLNLTIPQAPNGSFLTCLMYLPVPWNLDSIIQFGLNDTDTCQDGWIYPDAKKRSLTNEFDLVCGMETKKDTAQIMFMAGLLIGSLIFGLITDKMGRYPAILLSLLGLIIFGFGTAFVNSFHLYLFFRFGISQSVVGYAISSISLVQRQAEEAWPDLNCPEQVGIPSKAGCNGSSGDPDVTMVCPLGLCTATEWLVGEHRAHAIILEHCFFAVGAMLLTGIAYSLPHWRLLFLVGGILAIPLISYIWILPESPRWLMMKGKVKEAKQVLCYAASVNKKTIPSNLLDELQLPRKKVTRASVLDFCKNRQLCKVTLVMSCVWFTVSYTYFTLSLRMRELGVSVHFRHVVPSIMEVPARLCCIFLLQQIGRKWSLAVTLLQAIIWCLLLLFLPEELKSMTILVLTLGKFSLAATVTVFFLYTAELLPTVLRATGVGLVSLASAAGAILSLTIISQTPSLLPIFLCCVLAIVAFSLSLLLPETRDQPLSESLGHSSQMRNKVKDMKTEETSSDDMSEEAAKNVILNAQILRLDPYPVSNPALKQFNKEEANSQAP from the exons ATGGCAGGAGAGGAGAACTTCAAGGAAGAGCTCAGATCCCAGGATGCTTCCAGGAACTTGAACCAGCATGAGGCAGCAGGACATCCACATTCCTGGTCTCTGGAGATGCTGTTACGCAGATTGAGGGCTGTCCACACCAAACAGAATGACAAGTTTGCCAACCTCCTGGATGCGGTGGGGGAGTTTGGCACATTCCAGCAGAGGCTAGTAGCCCTCACCTTTATCCCCAGCATCATGTCGGCCTTCTTCATGTTTGCTGACCACTTCGTGTTCACAGCCCAGAAGCCCTATTGCAATACCAGCTGGATCCTGGCAGTGGGCCCCCACCTGTCCGAAGCTGAGCAGCTGAATCTGACCATACCCCAAGCACCCAATGGCAGTTTCCTGACATGCCTCATGTACCTTCCTGTGCCTTGGAATCTGGATTCTATCATCCAGTTTGGCCTCAATGACACAGACACatgccaagatgggtggatctaTCCTGATGCTAAGAAGCGATCACTGACCAATGAG TTTGACTTGGTATGTGGCATGGAGACGAAGAAGGACACTGCACAGATCATGTTCATGGCAGGGCTCCTGATAGGCTCTCTCATCTTCGGGCTCATAACTGACAA GATGGGCCGCTACCCTGCCATCCTGCTGTCACTGCTGGGGCTGATCATCTTCGGCTTTGGGACAGCCTTCGTGAACAGCTTTCACCTGTATTTGTTCTTTCGCTTTGGCATCTCGCAGTCAGTGGTGGGCTACGCCATCAGCAGCATTTCTTTGG TGCAGAGACAAGCAGAAGAAGCTTGGCCTGATCTCAACTGTCCAGAGCAGGTGGGGATACCCAGCAAGGCTGGATGCAACGGCAGCTCTGGGGACCCTGATGTGACCATGGTTTGTCCTCTTGGCCTCTGCACAGCCACTGAGTGGTTAGTGGGCGAGCACCGGGCCCACGCCATTATCCTGGAACACTGCTTTTTCGCTGTTGGGGCCATGTTGCTGACGGGGATCGCCTACAGTCTTCCGCACTGGCGGCTGCTGTTTCTGGTGGGTGGGATACTTGCGATCCCCCTCATCTCCTATATCTG GATTCTCCCGGAGTCCCCGCGGTGGCTGATGATGAAAGGGAAGGTGAAGGAGGCCAAGCAGGTGCTGTGCTATGCCGCAAGTGTGAACAAGAAGACCATTCCTTCAAATCTGCTGGACGAG CTGCAGCTGCCCAGAAAGAAGGTGACTCGGGCCTCTGTCCTGGACTTCTGTAAGAATAGGCAGCTCTGCAAGGTGACCTTGGTGATGAGCTGTGTGTG GTTTACCGTCAGTTACACCTATTTTACGTTGAGCCTGAGAATGAGAGAGCTGGGCGTGAGCGTCCACTTCAGACACGTGGTCCCCAGCATCATGGAGGTGCCTGCCCGGCTGTGCTGCATCTTTCTCCTCCAGCAGATTGGGAGGAAGTGGAGCCTGGCTGTGACTCTCCTCCAAGCCATCATctggtgcttgcttctccttttcctccctgaAG AGCTGAAATCCATGACGATCTTGGTGCTCACACTCGGAAAGTTCAGCCTGGCCGCCACTGTCACTGTGTTCTTCCTCTACACCGCTGAGCTCCTCCCCACCGTGCTCAG GGCGACAGGTGTGGGGCTGGTGTCTCTGGCCTCGGCGGCTGGAGCCATCTTGTCCCTGACAATCATCAGCCAGACCCCTTCCCTCCTGCCCATCTTTCTCTGCTGCGTCTTAGCCATCGTGgccttttccctctccctcctgctgccgGAAACGCGAGATCAGCCCCTCTCCGAGAGCCTGGGCCACTCCTCACAGATGAG GAATAAGGTCAAGGACATGAAGACTGAGGAAACATCATCTGATGATATGTCCGAGGAAGCGGCCAAGAATGTCATTCTCAATGCCCAGATCCTGAGATTGGACCCATACCCTGTCTCCAACCCTGCCTTGAAGCAATTCAATAAAGAGGAAGCAAACAGCCAGGCTCCCTGA